The sequence below is a genomic window from Longimicrobiales bacterium.
GGCGTCGGCACGTCTGCGGGCTCGCCGACGTTGACCACCGCCACGATGCGTTCGTCGTCCGCCACTCCCGCCGCCGCCCGCGCCGCGGGATCCTCCATCACCGCGCCGCTCTTGATGTGCGTGCCCAGACCCAGCTCGGCCGCCGCGAGCGCCATGTTCTGCACAGCCATCATTACCGACGCGTAGTCCTCCTCACGGATCTCCGGATTCGCATCCTGCACCATGGCCACTACGATCATGCCCGGCAGCGCGGCATGTTCGGACGCGACCTTCTCCCGGACGAGCGCGGCTGCATCGCTCTCGTTCACTTTCCGCGCCTTGCGGTCGCCCAGCGCCATGCCGTACGCCCGCCGCGCCTCCGGCCCCAGCACGTAGAACCGCCAGGGCTGCGTCATGCGATGGTTCGGCGCCAGCACCGCCGCCTCCAGCATGCGCTCGATCTCCTCCCGCGCAACTTCCCGGTCCGTGAAGCTCCTGATGGAACGCCGCTGCCGGATCGCATCCGTTGGTTTCATGAGCCTTCTGCGCCGTGAGACATGATGAAGGCGCAAACTGCGGCGCGACCCCGCGCGATGCAATGAGGGAGCGGAAGCGTCACCCGATCCTGAACACGAACACGCTCCCGATCCCGCTCCCGAATTCGTTCAGCGATTGAACCAGTACGCGACCTTGACGAGAAACGTATTCTCCGGATGCAGCTCCAGCAGATCGCGATAGTCCTCCGACCACGAGCGGTCCGACGCCACATCCAGTGACTCACGCCGCCCGTGCGCCCACACCACGAACAGCGTCGACCCCGGCATGTATTCCCAGCGCGCGACGGCGTTCGTACGCAGCTGGCTGAAGTTGAAACCGGTGCTCGAGCCGGCGGGCGGCGTGAACGGAGTGAATCGCTCTTCGAATTCGTCCGCGGCAGGCGTCGCGCTCAGCTCGCGGAAATTCGAATACGTGCCCGTGCTGACGAACGGCTCCGCGTACAGCTCGAGCGTGAGATCCGGCCGGGCCGTGTAGTT
It includes:
- a CDS encoding nitroreductase — its product is MKPTDAIRQRRSIRSFTDREVAREEIERMLEAAVLAPNHRMTQPWRFYVLGPEARRAYGMALGDRKARKVNESDAAALVREKVASEHAALPGMIVVAMVQDANPEIREEDYASVMMAVQNMALAAAELGLGTHIKSGAVMEDPAARAAAGVADDERIVAVVNVGEPADVPTPKDRKPAAAVTTWVD